A genome region from Streptomyces pratensis includes the following:
- a CDS encoding TOPRIM nucleotidyl transferase/hydrolase domain-containing protein — protein sequence MADMGSFREAVTAWAAGGPGEPAREMAARLSVRVAVLLEGPSDAAAVGALAASRGRDLAAEGVCVLSMGGAMSVGRFAHILGPPGLGIRLTGLCDEAERPFYTRGLERAGAVQDTFFVCAADLEDELIRALGVRRVEELVEAEGDLRALQTFLNQPAQRGRTSQQQLRRFLGTKKGRKIRYGRVLVEALDPDRVPAPLDGLITGL from the coding sequence ATGGCTGACATGGGGTCGTTCCGGGAAGCGGTCACCGCGTGGGCGGCCGGCGGACCCGGTGAGCCCGCGCGTGAGATGGCCGCGAGGCTGTCCGTCCGGGTGGCCGTCCTGCTCGAAGGGCCGAGCGATGCCGCAGCGGTAGGCGCACTGGCCGCGAGCCGCGGCCGGGACCTGGCGGCCGAAGGTGTCTGCGTCCTCTCCATGGGTGGTGCCATGAGCGTCGGGCGCTTCGCGCACATCCTCGGACCGCCCGGCTTGGGCATCCGCCTCACGGGGCTGTGCGACGAGGCGGAGCGCCCCTTCTACACCCGCGGGCTGGAACGGGCCGGCGCGGTACAGGACACGTTCTTCGTCTGCGCGGCGGATCTGGAGGACGAGCTCATCCGCGCACTCGGGGTGAGGCGGGTGGAGGAGCTCGTCGAGGCGGAAGGCGACCTGCGCGCCCTGCAGACCTTCCTGAACCAGCCCGCGCAGCGGGGCCGCACCTCGCAGCAGCAGTTGCGGCGCTTCCTCGGCACGAAGAAGGGGCGCAAGATCCGCTACGGCCGCGTCCTCGTCGAGGCCCTCGACCCCGACCGCGTGCCCGCCCCGCTCGACGGCCTGATCACCGGCCTCTGA
- a CDS encoding XRE family transcriptional regulator, which produces MTHDDAELDSLVRARIRALRMAQGWSLEELAGRAGVSQSTLSRIENGRRRLALDQLVTLARALDTSLDQLVETAPDDVVISPLIDGARGQMRWPVKADPGMTVIRQRITDPPPDNPSRMRAHPGREWLVVLSGTALLMLGHRRFRIETNQAAEFPTMLPHTIGAEGGPCEVLGIFDRDARRGHQRDGTGKDADGGSGDSRT; this is translated from the coding sequence ATGACGCACGACGACGCCGAGCTGGACAGCCTGGTACGCGCACGGATCCGGGCCCTGCGTATGGCGCAGGGCTGGTCACTGGAGGAACTGGCCGGCCGGGCCGGCGTCAGTCAGTCCACCCTGAGCCGCATCGAGAACGGCCGGCGCCGCCTGGCGCTGGATCAGCTGGTCACCCTCGCCCGCGCCCTGGACACGTCCCTGGACCAACTCGTGGAGACCGCCCCCGACGACGTCGTCATCAGCCCTCTGATCGACGGTGCCCGTGGCCAGATGCGCTGGCCCGTCAAGGCCGACCCCGGCATGACCGTCATCCGCCAGCGCATCACCGACCCGCCCCCCGACAACCCCTCACGCATGCGCGCCCACCCCGGCCGGGAATGGCTCGTCGTCCTGTCCGGTACGGCGCTCCTCATGCTGGGCCACCGCCGCTTCCGCATCGAGACCAACCAGGCGGCGGAGTTCCCCACCATGCTGCCTCACACCATCGGCGCCGAGGGCGGGCCCTGCGAGGTCCTCGGCATCTTCGACCGCGATGCCCGCCGCGGTCACCAGCGCGACGGCACCGGCAAGGATGCCGACGGCGGATCGGGAGACTCCCGCACCTGA
- a CDS encoding TetR/AcrR family transcriptional regulator produces the protein MTRTDARPTLAERRKAALRLEIATEAVRLFTSQGVTGTTGEQIARAVGISSRTLWRHFPTKESCVLPLLTVGLESAVDQLSHWPPETALLDFVTESCRDGELPPAAPVILDLIRMTSTDPALRAVWLQAHDDALPVLGELLARRTGAGADDLRIRVHAATINGALRAAAEDFARRYAEDSEAAGDEMATCLLAALRAASEGLPY, from the coding sequence ATGACGCGGACAGATGCCAGGCCTACGCTCGCCGAGAGGCGCAAGGCGGCTCTCCGCCTGGAGATCGCCACCGAGGCCGTCCGGCTGTTCACCTCGCAAGGCGTCACCGGCACGACGGGCGAGCAGATCGCCCGGGCCGTGGGCATATCCTCCCGGACACTGTGGCGCCATTTCCCGACCAAGGAGAGCTGCGTCCTGCCGCTGCTCACCGTGGGGCTCGAGTCCGCCGTGGACCAGTTGAGTCACTGGCCGCCGGAGACGGCGCTGCTGGACTTCGTCACGGAGTCCTGCAGGGACGGCGAACTGCCGCCCGCGGCCCCCGTCATCCTCGACCTGATCCGCATGACCTCCACAGACCCCGCTCTGCGGGCCGTCTGGCTCCAGGCCCACGACGACGCTCTGCCCGTCCTCGGAGAACTCCTCGCCCGGCGGACCGGCGCCGGCGCCGACGACCTGCGCATCAGGGTGCACGCCGCGACCATCAACGGCGCACTGCGCGCGGCGGCGGAGGACTTCGCCCGCCGGTACGCGGAGGATTCCGAGGCGGCGGGCGACGAGATGGCCACGTGCCTGCTCGCCGCCCTGCGCGCGGCCTCCGAGGGCCTGCCCTACTGA
- a CDS encoding VOC family protein, with protein sequence MYDPEKGFPRVVVELAYADPDRAVEWLVEVFGFRLLLRQPVSGTIHHADLDTGGGIVMVRGADERFTCTDGHTCKQTIVWVPDVDKHCELSTAAGAQPLHPPVDKPWGLRQYLVRDIEGHLWEFTQHMRDVAPEEWGATAVA encoded by the coding sequence GTGTACGACCCGGAGAAGGGTTTCCCGCGAGTGGTCGTCGAACTCGCCTACGCCGACCCCGATCGTGCTGTCGAGTGGCTTGTCGAGGTCTTCGGATTCCGCCTGCTGCTCAGGCAGCCGGTGTCGGGGACCATCCACCATGCCGACCTCGACACCGGCGGTGGGATCGTCATGGTCAGGGGCGCCGACGAAAGGTTCACCTGCACCGACGGGCACACCTGCAAGCAGACCATCGTCTGGGTCCCGGACGTGGACAAGCACTGCGAGCTCTCCACGGCGGCGGGTGCCCAGCCTCTGCACCCGCCGGTCGACAAGCCGTGGGGACTGCGTCAGTACCTCGTCCGTGACATCGAAGGCCACCTGTGGGAGTTCACGCAGCACATGCGTGACGTGGCACCGGAGGAGTGGGGGGCGACGGCAGTCGCCTGA
- a CDS encoding lipase family protein: protein MAHADVLSLSDTQTYAAVSDQRVTPLFRKAFGVRRPQRTRTDTTGPPEGLGDLTDTNSLACNTWHPPGGAPMGTVRDLEGHVLGRRGLHVLDGALIPGTTGAHAPSMTIAAVADRAMASITAHDTDTDTAHDTDTAHDIDIDIDTIIRPTDEEHTVSRKRIGSRSTRTTAPATGRGGKAGLRLLAATVAAGTVCAGLYAAPVSAATPDPVVSRGVTIPAFYTPPTELPATNGALIRTEALPLGLSIPGLDGRPMPGTATRLMYRSTDSAGLPVAVTGAYIEPTAAWKGAGPRPLVAVASGTMGQGDQCAPSFALQNPLTLNGDTVSVGYEALAIYRLLATGAAVVVTDYVGLGTTDRLHTYVNRLDQAHALLDAARAARAVPGASVTTASRTGLYGYSQGGGASAAAAELQPSYAPDVPLAGTYAGAPPADLTSVMKGIDGSALAGALAWSISGFAQADPDLRAVVEANVSATGKAALADASTMCVGDALFGYGFTKSSRWTTSGKSIGEVIAAEPRAQAALDKQRIGTLKPAGPVRLATGVQDDIVPHSQARQLAVDWCRKGADVTYDAIVLPNLGDKILTNHLVPLITDQGKAVSWLTDRLAGKPATSNCRTMPVQL from the coding sequence ATGGCGCACGCAGACGTCTTGTCCCTCAGTGACACACAGACCTACGCTGCCGTAAGTGACCAGCGAGTAACACCGCTGTTCCGCAAGGCATTCGGCGTACGCCGACCGCAACGGACGAGAACGGACACCACCGGCCCGCCCGAGGGTCTCGGCGACCTCACCGACACGAATTCCCTGGCCTGCAACACCTGGCACCCACCGGGCGGCGCACCGATGGGCACCGTCCGCGACCTGGAGGGCCACGTCCTGGGCAGACGCGGCCTCCACGTCCTCGACGGTGCGCTGATCCCCGGCACGACCGGCGCCCACGCCCCCTCCATGACCATCGCCGCCGTGGCCGATCGGGCGATGGCCTCCATCACCGCCCACGACACCGACACCGACACCGCCCACGACACCGACACCGCCCACGACATCGACATCGACATCGACACGATCATCCGACCGACGGACGAGGAGCACACCGTGAGCCGCAAGAGAATCGGATCCCGTTCCACCCGCACCACCGCCCCGGCGACCGGCCGAGGCGGCAAGGCCGGGCTGCGCCTCCTGGCCGCGACCGTGGCCGCCGGCACGGTCTGCGCGGGCCTGTATGCCGCACCGGTCTCCGCTGCGACGCCCGATCCCGTCGTCTCGCGCGGGGTCACCATCCCCGCCTTCTACACCCCGCCGACGGAACTGCCCGCCACGAACGGCGCGTTGATCCGCACCGAGGCCCTGCCGCTCGGTCTGAGCATCCCCGGCCTGGACGGCCGGCCGATGCCGGGAACGGCGACCCGCCTGATGTACCGGTCCACCGATTCGGCCGGGCTGCCCGTCGCCGTGACCGGCGCCTACATCGAGCCGACGGCCGCGTGGAAGGGTGCCGGACCACGCCCTCTGGTCGCGGTGGCCTCGGGCACCATGGGCCAGGGCGACCAGTGCGCGCCGTCCTTCGCCCTGCAGAACCCACTCACACTCAACGGCGACACGGTGTCCGTGGGCTACGAGGCCCTGGCCATCTACCGGCTCCTGGCCACCGGCGCGGCGGTCGTCGTCACCGACTACGTCGGCCTGGGCACCACCGACCGCCTCCACACCTACGTCAACCGCCTCGACCAGGCACACGCCCTGCTGGACGCGGCCCGCGCCGCCCGCGCCGTCCCCGGGGCGTCGGTCACCACGGCTTCGAGAACCGGACTGTACGGCTACAGCCAGGGCGGCGGCGCCAGCGCAGCCGCAGCCGAACTCCAGCCCTCGTACGCGCCCGACGTGCCGCTCGCGGGAACCTACGCCGGCGCACCACCGGCGGATCTGACCTCGGTGATGAAGGGCATCGACGGCAGTGCGCTCGCCGGTGCGCTGGCCTGGTCGATCAGCGGATTCGCCCAGGCCGACCCCGACCTGCGCGCGGTCGTCGAGGCGAACGTCAGCGCAACCGGGAAGGCGGCTCTCGCGGACGCGTCGACCATGTGCGTCGGTGACGCGCTCTTCGGCTACGGCTTCACCAAGAGCAGCAGGTGGACCACCAGCGGCAAGTCCATCGGGGAGGTCATCGCGGCGGAGCCACGGGCACAGGCCGCACTCGACAAGCAGCGCATCGGGACGCTCAAGCCGGCCGGCCCGGTGCGTCTGGCCACCGGTGTCCAGGACGACATCGTCCCCCACTCGCAGGCCAGGCAGCTGGCCGTCGACTGGTGCCGCAAGGGTGCCGACGTCACGTACGACGCCATCGTGCTGCCGAACCTGGGCGACAAGATCCTCACCAACCACCTCGTGCCGCTGATCACCGACCAGGGCAAGGCAGTCTCCTGGCTGACCGACCGGCTCGCCGGCAAGCCCGCCACGTCCAACTGCCGGACGATGCCCGTCCAGCTCTGA
- the glpK gene encoding glycerol kinase GlpK: MADFIGAVDQGTTSTRFMIFDHGGNEVARHQLEHTQILPRSGWVEHDPVEIWERTNSVMQNALRNGGLSGDDLAAIGITNQRETTVVWDPRSGRPYYNAIVWQDTRTDAIAANLERTGQGDVIRRKAGLPPATYFSAGKIQWILENVDGVREAAEKGHALFGNTDAWVLWNLTGGPDGGIHATDVTNASRTMLMDLETLDWDDELLGFFGIPRAMLPTINPSSHPEAFGTTRTSRPLRAAVPIGGVLGDQQAATVGQVCFSPGEAKNTYGTGNFLVLNTGTELVRSQHGLLTTVAYRFGDSPVVYALEGSIAVTGSAVQWLRDQMKIIKTAAESEDLARTVDDNGGVYFVPAFSGLFAPYWRSDARGAIVGLARYNDNAHLARATLEAICYQSRDVVEAMEQDSGVHLDVLKVDGGVTANDLCMQIQADVLGVPVSRPVVAETTALGAAYAAGLAVGFWRDTDELRTHWAESERWAPRWSEEQRAEGYAGWRKAVERTLDWVNVP; the protein is encoded by the coding sequence ATGGCGGACTTCATCGGCGCGGTGGATCAGGGGACCACCAGCACCCGATTCATGATCTTCGACCACGGCGGCAACGAGGTCGCCAGGCACCAGCTGGAGCACACCCAGATCCTCCCCCGCTCCGGCTGGGTGGAGCACGACCCGGTGGAGATCTGGGAGCGCACCAACTCGGTGATGCAGAACGCCCTCAGGAACGGCGGGCTGTCCGGGGACGACCTGGCTGCGATCGGAATCACCAACCAGCGCGAGACCACGGTGGTGTGGGACCCGCGCAGCGGGCGGCCCTACTACAACGCGATCGTCTGGCAGGACACCCGGACCGACGCGATCGCGGCGAACCTCGAACGGACGGGCCAGGGCGACGTCATCCGCCGCAAGGCAGGACTGCCGCCGGCCACCTACTTCTCCGCGGGCAAGATCCAGTGGATCCTGGAGAACGTCGACGGAGTGCGGGAAGCGGCGGAGAAGGGCCACGCCCTCTTCGGCAACACGGACGCCTGGGTCCTGTGGAACCTGACGGGCGGCCCCGACGGCGGCATCCACGCCACCGACGTGACCAACGCGAGCCGCACGATGCTGATGGATCTGGAGACCCTCGACTGGGACGACGAACTCCTGGGCTTCTTCGGCATCCCCCGGGCGATGCTGCCCACCATCAATCCCTCGTCGCACCCGGAAGCCTTCGGCACGACACGCACCTCCCGGCCGCTGCGAGCCGCCGTCCCCATCGGTGGGGTCCTGGGCGACCAGCAGGCGGCCACGGTCGGGCAGGTCTGCTTCTCACCCGGCGAGGCCAAGAACACCTACGGCACGGGCAACTTCCTGGTGCTCAACACCGGAACGGAGCTGGTCCGCTCGCAGCACGGCCTGCTCACCACCGTGGCGTACCGGTTCGGCGACAGCCCTGTGGTCTACGCGCTGGAGGGATCCATCGCGGTGACCGGCTCCGCGGTCCAGTGGCTGCGCGACCAGATGAAGATCATCAAGACCGCGGCCGAGAGCGAGGATCTGGCCCGTACGGTCGACGACAACGGCGGCGTGTACTTCGTGCCCGCGTTCTCGGGCTTGTTCGCCCCCTACTGGCGCTCCGACGCACGAGGGGCGATCGTCGGCCTGGCCAGGTACAACGACAACGCGCACCTGGCACGAGCCACTCTGGAGGCCATCTGCTACCAGAGCCGCGACGTGGTCGAGGCCATGGAGCAGGACTCCGGCGTCCACCTCGACGTGCTCAAGGTCGACGGCGGGGTCACCGCCAACGACCTCTGCATGCAGATCCAGGCCGATGTCCTCGGCGTCCCCGTCAGCCGCCCCGTCGTCGCCGAGACAACCGCGCTCGGCGCCGCCTACGCAGCAGGACTGGCCGTGGGCTTCTGGCGGGACACCGACGAACTGCGCACCCACTGGGCCGAGTCCGAGCGGTGGGCTCCCCGGTGGTCCGAGGAACAGCGTGCGGAGGGTTACGCGGGCTGGAGGAAGGCCGTGGAACGCACGCTCGACTGGGTGAACGTCCCCTGA
- a CDS encoding SUKH-3 domain-containing protein, giving the protein MRQQRPREEIEAWLLANGWYPGRENEAEAERLIAVRVRGSASQGCPLLPWDQVHRFVSSYVGLELPMPRAPERKFRADPTFGYEGDAGLVVELARNLGRRLFPVGWETTENGIVLLDDTGRFFYLHHTGPYFLGHDEIQALSSLMTGDQEDAEGHFV; this is encoded by the coding sequence ATGAGACAACAACGTCCTCGGGAAGAGATCGAGGCCTGGCTGCTGGCCAACGGCTGGTATCCGGGAAGGGAGAACGAGGCGGAGGCCGAGCGGCTGATCGCGGTCCGGGTACGCGGCTCCGCGTCCCAGGGCTGTCCGCTGCTGCCCTGGGACCAGGTCCACCGTTTCGTGTCGTCGTACGTCGGTCTGGAGCTCCCCATGCCGCGGGCCCCGGAGAGGAAGTTCCGGGCCGATCCCACGTTCGGCTACGAGGGCGACGCCGGGCTCGTCGTCGAACTGGCGCGGAATCTGGGGCGCAGGCTCTTCCCCGTGGGCTGGGAGACGACCGAGAACGGCATCGTCCTGCTGGACGACACCGGGCGCTTCTTCTACCTGCACCACACCGGACCCTATTTTCTCGGCCACGACGAGATCCAGGCCCTCTCCAGTCTGATGACCGGCGACCAGGAGGACGCGGAGGGCCACTTCGTCTGA
- a CDS encoding cryptochrome/photolyase family protein: protein MTDEESGTPHWLFGDQLGPHFIDPARGGPRRDAPLLMIESRGVFRRRRFHRAKAHLVLSAMRHRAAELGDRVRYVKADTYRQGLREGAGDGPVTVHHPTSRAARAFVRAQPSVRVLPARGFLVTHDEFKDWADGRGTEHLRQEDFYRWVRRSHDLLMEGDRPAGGRWNLDHDNRQPPPRGATGLGVPAPYRPRESDIDAEVRSDLDRWSRDGDVEFVGEDAPRRFPATRREALSALRRFVEHRLATFGAYEDAVLAEDATMSHSLLSSSLNLGLLDPAECVERAEARWRSGDVPLNSAEGFVRQIAGWREFVWHVYWYFGPSYRTSNALGHLEPLPEWFTELSPDATGANCLSHVLEQVRATGWTHHIPRLMILGSFALQRGWDPQAVTDWFHRSFVDGYDWVMVPNVVGMSQYADGGRMTTKPYTSGGAYIDRMSDLCGPCRFKPSVRVGEDACPFTAGYWNLLHRHRERFEHNARMSQAVRGLDRLHDLEALLEQERDRRD from the coding sequence ATGACCGATGAAGAGTCCGGCACACCCCATTGGCTGTTCGGCGATCAGCTCGGCCCTCATTTCATCGATCCGGCGCGGGGCGGACCGCGCCGCGACGCCCCGCTGCTGATGATCGAGTCCCGCGGCGTCTTCCGGCGCCGTCGGTTCCATCGCGCTAAGGCCCATCTGGTCCTCTCGGCGATGCGTCACCGGGCCGCCGAGCTCGGTGACCGTGTGCGGTACGTCAAGGCGGACACCTACCGTCAGGGTCTGCGCGAAGGGGCCGGAGACGGCCCTGTGACCGTGCACCACCCCACGTCCCGGGCGGCGAGGGCCTTCGTGCGCGCGCAGCCCTCCGTACGCGTGCTGCCGGCGCGCGGCTTTCTCGTGACGCACGACGAGTTCAAGGACTGGGCGGACGGCCGGGGTACCGAGCACCTTCGCCAGGAGGACTTCTACCGATGGGTCCGCCGGAGCCACGACCTGCTGATGGAGGGCGACCGTCCTGCGGGCGGCCGGTGGAACCTGGACCACGACAACCGGCAGCCCCCGCCACGCGGTGCCACCGGCCTTGGCGTCCCGGCGCCCTACCGGCCCCGGGAGAGCGACATCGACGCCGAGGTGCGGTCGGACCTCGACCGCTGGTCGCGCGACGGTGACGTCGAGTTCGTCGGTGAGGACGCGCCGCGCAGGTTCCCCGCCACGCGCCGGGAGGCACTCTCCGCGCTCCGCCGCTTCGTGGAGCACCGGCTCGCCACGTTCGGGGCGTACGAGGACGCGGTTCTCGCCGAGGACGCGACGATGAGCCACAGTCTGCTCTCGTCGTCGCTCAACCTCGGCCTGCTCGATCCCGCGGAATGCGTCGAACGGGCCGAGGCACGATGGCGGTCCGGGGACGTGCCGCTCAACAGCGCCGAGGGGTTCGTGAGACAGATCGCCGGATGGCGCGAGTTCGTCTGGCACGTCTACTGGTACTTCGGTCCGAGCTACCGCACGAGCAACGCCCTGGGGCATCTTGAGCCGCTGCCCGAGTGGTTCACCGAGCTGTCCCCCGACGCGACCGGGGCGAACTGCCTCTCCCACGTCCTGGAGCAGGTGAGAGCGACAGGCTGGACACACCACATTCCACGGCTCATGATCCTGGGCAGCTTCGCCCTGCAGCGGGGGTGGGATCCCCAGGCCGTCACCGACTGGTTCCACCGCAGCTTCGTCGACGGCTACGACTGGGTCATGGTCCCGAACGTGGTGGGCATGTCCCAGTACGCGGACGGCGGCCGGATGACCACCAAGCCCTACACGTCCGGCGGTGCCTACATCGACCGCATGAGCGACCTCTGCGGCCCCTGCCGGTTCAAGCCGTCCGTACGTGTGGGTGAGGACGCCTGCCCCTTCACCGCCGGATACTGGAATCTGCTGCACCGCCACCGCGAGCGGTTCGAGCACAACGCGCGGATGTCCCAGGCCGTCCGGGGACTTGACCGGCTCCACGATCTCGAAGCGCTGCTGGAACAGGAGCGCGACCGCAGGGACTGA
- a CDS encoding MIP/aquaporin family protein encodes MAERRMKSGLPGELSAEFAGTMILILFGCGVVAQVAAGGALTDPPGGLGDHDSIAWAWGLGVTLGVYVAARLSGAHLNPAVTVSLAAFKGFPWSKVAPYVLAQTAGAFVAALLVRWNYSEALAKADPGHTVKTQTVFSTLPANGNPALPVHEWGAFRDQVIGTAILLLLIMAVTDMLNTPPGANLAPFVIGLIVVAIGMAWGTNAGYAINPARDFGPRLASFITGYGGAWRDQYGNLYFWVPIVGPLLGGLLGAGLYKGLVGRFLPSAEPEPPGRVPTTED; translated from the coding sequence ATGGCTGAGCGACGTATGAAATCAGGATTGCCGGGCGAACTGTCGGCCGAGTTCGCGGGCACGATGATCCTCATTCTCTTCGGGTGCGGTGTGGTGGCCCAGGTGGCGGCCGGCGGGGCTCTGACGGATCCGCCCGGCGGCCTCGGGGACCACGACAGCATCGCCTGGGCGTGGGGCCTGGGCGTCACGCTCGGCGTCTACGTGGCGGCGCGGCTGAGTGGTGCCCATCTCAATCCGGCGGTGACCGTCTCACTCGCCGCCTTCAAGGGGTTCCCGTGGAGCAAGGTCGCTCCGTACGTGTTGGCCCAGACGGCCGGGGCGTTCGTCGCCGCCCTCCTCGTACGCTGGAACTACAGCGAGGCACTGGCGAAGGCCGACCCCGGACACACCGTCAAGACGCAGACCGTGTTCTCCACGCTCCCCGCCAACGGCAACCCCGCCCTGCCGGTCCACGAATGGGGCGCCTTCCGCGACCAGGTCATCGGCACCGCCATCCTGCTGCTGCTGATCATGGCCGTCACCGACATGCTGAACACGCCGCCGGGTGCGAACCTGGCTCCGTTCGTCATCGGCCTCATCGTGGTCGCGATCGGCATGGCCTGGGGGACCAACGCGGGCTACGCGATCAACCCGGCCCGTGACTTCGGCCCGCGGCTGGCGAGCTTCATCACCGGGTACGGCGGAGCATGGCGTGATCAGTACGGAAATCTGTACTTCTGGGTCCCCATCGTGGGCCCGCTGCTCGGCGGGCTGCTCGGCGCGGGTCTGTACAAGGGACTCGTCGGCCGGTTCCTGCCGTCCGCGGAACCCGAGCCGCCGGGCCGGGTACCGACAACCGAAGACTGA
- a CDS encoding class I SAM-dependent methyltransferase, which translates to MTHADRHTAHHGIDHGTHHAPRPVADSHDQAELLDLDAEVLAEHIAAITTWLPVGAAPQEIVDLGCGTGTGTFALLGRFPEAHVTAVDSSAEHLHRLREKARAEGVQERVRTVQADLDAADWPGLGTPGLVWASASMHHMADPDRALRRVHDLLAPGGLFAVVELAGFPRFLPEGAPEERPGLEDRCHAATDRFHAEHVSHRGADWGPMLTAAGFAVEGERTVAVNIEDSPDGAVGRYALATLRGIRGAAASELPHEDLAALDRLLDTDGPHSVLRRTDLVVRTERSVWAARRTN; encoded by the coding sequence ATGACCCACGCAGACCGGCACACCGCCCACCACGGCATCGACCACGGCACCCACCACGCTCCCCGGCCCGTGGCCGACTCACACGATCAGGCAGAGCTCCTCGACCTGGACGCGGAAGTCCTCGCCGAGCACATCGCGGCGATCACCACCTGGCTGCCGGTCGGGGCGGCCCCCCAAGAGATCGTGGACCTCGGCTGCGGGACGGGGACCGGCACCTTCGCCCTCCTCGGCCGGTTCCCCGAGGCGCACGTCACCGCCGTGGACTCGTCGGCCGAACACCTGCACCGTCTGCGGGAGAAGGCGCGCGCCGAGGGCGTGCAGGAGCGCGTCCGCACCGTGCAGGCCGACCTCGACGCCGCCGACTGGCCCGGCCTCGGCACACCCGGCCTCGTATGGGCCTCCGCCTCGATGCACCACATGGCCGACCCCGACCGGGCCCTGCGCCGCGTCCACGACCTGCTCGCACCCGGTGGTCTGTTCGCCGTCGTCGAGCTGGCGGGCTTCCCGCGATTCCTGCCCGAGGGCGCACCGGAGGAACGGCCCGGTCTCGAGGACCGCTGCCATGCCGCCACCGACCGCTTCCACGCCGAGCACGTGTCCCACCGTGGCGCCGACTGGGGGCCGATGCTCACCGCCGCCGGATTCGCCGTCGAGGGCGAGCGGACCGTCGCCGTGAACATCGAGGACTCCCCCGACGGGGCGGTCGGCCGCTACGCCCTGGCCACCCTGCGAGGCATCCGCGGCGCCGCCGCGTCGGAGCTGCCGCACGAGGACCTCGCCGCTCTCGACCGGCTCCTCGACACGGACGGCCCCCACAGCGTCCTGCGCCGCACCGACCTCGTGGTGCGCACCGAACGCAGCGTGTGGGCCGCGCGCCGCACGAACTGA